From a single Columba livia isolate bColLiv1 breed racing homer unplaced genomic scaffold, bColLiv1.pat.W.v2 Scaffold_345, whole genome shotgun sequence genomic region:
- the LOC135578077 gene encoding olfactory receptor 14J1-like, translating to MSNSSSITQFLLLPFTDTRELQLLHFWLFLGIYLAALLGNGLIITTIAWDQHLHTPMYFFLLNLALLDLGCISTIVPKSMANSLWDSRVISYAGCAAQVFSFCFLLGSEYFLLTVMSYDRYVAICKPLHYGTLLGSRACVHMAAAAWATGFLYSLLHTANTFSLPLCKGNALGQFFCEIPQILKLSCSHSYLRELGLLVVSVCLAFMCFVFIVVSYVQILRAVLRIPSEQGRHKAFSTCLPHLAVVSLFLSTGMFANLKPPSMSSPSMDLVVSVLYSVVPPAVNPLIYSMRKQELKDAVRKLMTGWFSESLNCSSASA from the coding sequence atgtccaacagcagctccatcacccagttcctcctcctgccgttcacagacacacgggagctgcagctcttgcacttctggctcttcctgggcatctacctggctgccctcctgggcaacggcctcatcatcaccaccatagcctgggaccagcacctccacacccccatgtacttcttcctgctcaacctcgccctcctcgacctgggctgcatctctaccattgtccccaaatccatggccaactctctgtgggattccagggtcatttcctatgcaggatgtgctgcacaggtcttctctttttgtttcttgcttggttcagagtattttcttctcaccgtcatgtcgtacgaccgctacgttgccatctgcaaacccctgcactacgggaccctcctgggcagcagagcttgtgtccacatggcagcagctgcctgggccactgggtttctctattctctgctgcacacggccaatacattttcactgcccctgtgcaagggcaatgccctgggccagttcttctgtgaaatcccccagatcctcaagctctcctgctcacactcctacctcagggaacttgggcttcttgtggtcagtgtctgtttagcttttatgtgttttgtgttcatcgtggtgtcctatgtgcagatcttgagggccgtgctgaggatcccctctgagcagggacggcacaaagccttttccacctgcctccctcacctggccgtggtctccctgttcctcagcactggcaTGTTTGCcaacctgaagcccccctctaTGTCCTCCCCATCcatggacctggtggtgtctgttctgtactcagtggtgcctccagcagtgaaccccctcatctacagtaTGAGGAaacaggagctcaaggatgctgTGAGGAAACTGATGACTGGATGGTTTTCTGAATCATTAAACTGCTCATCTGCTTCTGCCTAG